In Magnolia sinica isolate HGM2019 chromosome 12, MsV1, whole genome shotgun sequence, a single genomic region encodes these proteins:
- the LOC131221181 gene encoding uncharacterized protein LOC131221181, which produces MASSCVRIQRDHNRRESSASHAQAVFRKNLKDLVRDHLHTCIALSTHAESERLENNATRISSSQVSTRQRGNGGGFRNIKDDGCNGYDRTVTQSSATSRRRQSRILDRWAARQAREMITTIERQGHEAEILALFSTHPVSTRAPSFLRETSPMSSDSSVEVPNLRASSLVQMWRELESEARMAKENRSSSLVSAASGQTNAVSTTDNASSFEEMSDRSEVCDSLDDIYDMDWESDRMAPSQPRHSPRALDVGENMSVRVADTIRKLTSHDQACSSLSSDETTHQEQCSGREPLLSRIQSMSDRTDNVSFSLIRNRPLVRGRQATRDLLARMERERQTELARLVELHAVSQFSHRSRIQAMLRFRFLQHSVTVQEQQRPASTAYELDQLHLGSSIMQLRERFSSGNQQYGSSVPVANSSSSLPLFQNNSVDSECSGLMEPYPENNEYLHVAARGQEITLSTPHSLLSSIEEQQEEAVQSPDVSWQERSELDGRQSPEVASRIHEATLSVPQSLEYTTIENLQEEAGQSTAVPWEERSSASNLDWQGTTNAIESLNSWEGDMMVEESDSDSRQNDGHADRNWLSNASHLQRESSDHRQSTYNDWLESTSDNVEICKLLERRTVSTLLASSFRERMDKLILSYLQRQGNQSNADDAVEEDEEHSVHLQEDREVDNDDDQVVSPSVQLPLPSRLFHQQQSRQHSSCAYEPSHHSLEMGLIYELRRDMERLHQEVSELRKSIESCKDMREGSPAAFQSGEAVSSTRGLMMKGSCCICYEMPVDSLLYRCGHLCTCFKCAHELKCSGRCPICRAPIIDVVRAYPGQ; this is translated from the exons ATGGCGTCGTCCTGCGTTCGAATTCAAAGAGACCACAACAGGCGAGAAAGCTCCGCTTCCCATGCGCAAGCGGTGTTCCGAAAGAACCTAAAAGATCTGGTGAGAGATCACCTGCACACCTGCATTGCACTTTCCACCCATGCCGAGTCTGAACGTTTGGAAAACAACGCCACGAGGATCTCTTCTTCCCAAGTTTCGACACGGCAACGTGGAAATGGTGGTGGTTTTAGGAACATCAAAGATGATGGGTGCAATGGTTATGATCGGACTGTGACCCAATCGTCCGCAACATCGAGGAGGCGACAGTCGAGGATATTAGACCGATGGGCCGCTCGCCAAGCCCGTGAAATGATCACAACGATTGAGAGGCAGGGTCACGAGGCTGAGATTTTGGCCTTGTTCAGCACCCATCCCGTGTCGACGAGGGCACCTTCATTTCTTCGCGAGACATCGCCCATGTCATCGGATTCCTCTGTCGAGGTCCCTAACCTGCGGGCTTCATCGCTTGTTCAAATGTGGCGGGAGCTTGAATCGGAAGCGAGAATGGCAAAAGAGAATCGGAGCAGCAGCTTGGTTTCAGCAGCTAGTGGCCAAACGAATGCAGTGAGCACCACTGACAATGCTTCTTCCTTTGAAGAAATGTCTGATAGGTCCGAAGTTTGTGATTCTCTAGATGACATATATGATATGGATTGGGAGTCTGATCGGATGGCTCCGAGTCAGCCACGGCATTCCCCGCGGGCTTTGGATGTGGGGGAAAACATGAGCGTTAGAGTGGCAGACACGATAAGAAAACTGACTTCGCACGATCAGGCATGCAGTTCTTTGTCTAGCGATGAAACAACACATCAGGAGCAGTGTTCTGGTCGGGAGCCACTACTGTCTCGAATCCAGTCCATGTCTGATCGAACGGATAATGTAAGTTTTTCCCTAATTAGGAATCGTCCTTTGGTCAGAGGGCGGCAAGCAACTCGGGATTTGCTTGCACgaatggagagggagaggcaaACAGAGCTTGCTAGATTGGTAGAGCTCCATGCAGTTTCGCAATTCTCACATCGGAGCCGAATTCAG GCAATGTTGAGGTTTAGATTCTTACAACACAGCGTCACAGTTCAAGAACAGCAGCGTCCTGCTTCGACTGCATACGAGCTAGACCAATTACATCTTGGAAGCTCTATCATGCAATTAAG GGAGAGATTTAGCTCCGGAAACCAGCAATATGGTAGCTCAGTTCCAGTTGCAAATAGCTCTAGCAGCCTTCCACTGTTCCAAAATAATTCTGTAGATTCAGAATGCTCTGGTTTGATGGAGCCATACCCCGAAAACAATGAGTATTTGCATGTAGCTGCAAGAGGTCAGGAAATCACACTATCAACACCCCATTCGTTGCTATCTTCTATTGAAGAGCAGCAAGAAGAAGCCGTTCAAAGTCCAGATGTTTCTTGGCAAGAGAGAAGTGAGTTAGATGGCAGACAGTCCCCTGAGGTTGCTAGTAGAATTCATGAAGCTACATTATCAGTGCCCCAATCATTGGAATATACTACAATTGAAAATTTGCAAGAAGAAGCTGGTCAAAGTACTGCCGTTCCATGGGAGGAGAGGTCGTCTGCTAGCAATCTTGACTGGCAAGGAACTACGAATGCTATTGAATCCCTTAACAGTTGGGAAGGTGATATGATGGTAGAAGAGTCGGACTCTGATTCTAGGCAAAATGATGGACATGCTGATCGAAACTGGTTGAGTAATGCATCTCATCTGCAGAGAGAATCAAGTGACCATAGGCAGTCTACATACAATGACTGGCTTGAAAGTACTTCAGACAATGTGGAAATTTGCAAGCTTCTTGAACG GAGAACTGTATCAACATTGCTTGCAAGCAGCTTCAGAGAGAGAATGGATAAATTAATCTTGTCTTATTTACAAAGACAAGGAAACCAGTCTAATGCTGATGATGCTGTTGAAGAAGACGAAGAGCACTCTGTCCATCTTCAAGAAGATCGTGAagttgataatgatgatgatcaaGTTGTATCTCCATCAGTGCAGTTGCCATTACCATCTCGACTGTTTCACCAGCAACAGAGTCGGCAACATTCTTCATGTGCATATGAACCCTCTCATCACTCACTT GAAATGGGACTTATATATGAGTTGAGAAGGGATATGGAACGGCTTCATCAGGAAGTGTCTGAGCTGCGAAAATCAATAGAGAGTTGCAAGGATATGAGGGAGGGTTCTCCTGCTGCCTTCCAATCAG